From a region of the Bradyrhizobium diazoefficiens genome:
- a CDS encoding 2-hydroxyacid dehydrogenase, translating into MAAGSISSEKIDLLIYGPARPILENGFSDHFVVHKAETRGDLERLTPEIRDKIRGVAVTYHTVRADKDSLSQLPKIEMIASFGVGYDHIDSKYAAEHNIIVTNTPDVLTEEVADVAMGLLIATLREFIKADRYVRSGLWQTQNYPLSVGSLRDRKVGIVGMGRIGQAIARRLDASLVPVVYHSRNPSKDVSYKHYPDLIEMAKAVDTLMVIVPGGAATEKMINAEVLKALGPRGVLVNVARGSVVDEPALVQALKSGTILAAGLDVFAAEPTVPDELKTMQNVVLLPHIGSASVVTRNAMDQLVVDNLKSWFAGKAPLTPVAETPFRGR; encoded by the coding sequence ATGGCTGCCGGTTCGATTTCGTCCGAAAAGATCGACCTTCTGATCTATGGGCCGGCGCGGCCGATCCTCGAGAACGGGTTTTCCGATCATTTCGTCGTGCACAAGGCCGAGACGCGCGGCGACCTCGAGCGGTTGACGCCGGAGATCCGCGACAAGATCCGCGGCGTGGCGGTGACCTATCACACCGTCCGTGCCGACAAGGATTCGCTGTCGCAGCTACCCAAGATCGAGATGATCGCGAGCTTCGGCGTCGGCTACGACCACATCGACTCCAAATACGCGGCCGAGCACAACATCATCGTCACCAACACGCCCGACGTGCTGACCGAGGAGGTCGCCGACGTCGCAATGGGCCTTCTGATCGCCACCTTGCGCGAGTTCATCAAGGCCGACCGCTACGTGCGCTCCGGGCTCTGGCAGACGCAGAACTATCCGCTCAGCGTCGGCTCGCTGCGCGACCGCAAGGTCGGCATCGTTGGCATGGGCCGGATCGGCCAGGCCATCGCGCGCCGGCTCGACGCCTCGCTGGTGCCGGTGGTCTATCACTCGCGCAATCCGTCCAAGGACGTCTCCTACAAGCACTACCCTGATCTGATCGAGATGGCGAAGGCGGTGGACACGTTGATGGTGATCGTGCCCGGCGGCGCTGCTACCGAAAAGATGATCAATGCCGAGGTGCTGAAGGCGCTCGGTCCCCGCGGCGTGCTGGTCAACGTCGCGCGCGGGTCGGTGGTCGACGAGCCGGCGCTGGTGCAGGCGCTGAAATCAGGCACCATCCTCGCCGCCGGTCTCGACGTGTTCGCGGCCGAGCCGACCGTGCCGGACGAGCTCAAGACCATGCAGAACGTCGTGCTGCTGCCGCATATCGGCTCGGCCTCGGTGGTGACGCGCAACGCGATGGACCAGCTCGTGGTCGACAATCTCAAGTCCTGGTTCGCCGGCAAGGCGCCGTTGACGCCGGTTGCTGAAACGCCGTTTAGGGGGCGCTGA
- a CDS encoding ABC transporter permease — protein sequence MTAQASVTAKPRAAQRAMRLVLPVIVFAAGLIAWELVVRIKEIPSYVLPAPSVIFLTLIKDWAVLSQSLATTLATTLEGFAAASIGGIALALLFNQSKWVEYSLFPYAVVLQVTPVIAIAPLLLIYLEQQTAVVVCAFIVAFFPVLSNTTLGLNSVDRNLAGLFQLYGASKPQTLRFLKLPAALPYILGGLRIAGGLSLIGAVVAEIAAGTAGAGSGLAYRIAESGYRLNIPRMFAALLLLSLAGIVIYGVLALVSHLVLRRWHESALGKEN from the coding sequence ATGACCGCGCAGGCTTCCGTCACCGCAAAACCGCGAGCTGCACAACGCGCGATGCGCCTGGTGCTTCCCGTTATCGTGTTCGCGGCCGGCCTCATCGCCTGGGAACTGGTCGTCCGCATCAAGGAGATTCCGAGCTACGTGCTGCCCGCGCCCTCCGTCATATTCCTGACGCTGATCAAGGACTGGGCGGTGCTGTCACAATCGCTCGCCACCACGCTTGCAACCACGCTCGAAGGTTTTGCCGCGGCCAGCATCGGCGGCATCGCGCTGGCGCTGTTGTTCAACCAGTCGAAATGGGTGGAATACTCGCTATTCCCTTATGCGGTCGTCCTCCAGGTCACCCCGGTGATCGCGATTGCGCCGCTGCTCCTGATCTACCTGGAGCAGCAGACCGCGGTCGTGGTCTGTGCCTTCATCGTTGCCTTTTTCCCGGTGCTGTCGAACACCACGCTCGGGCTCAATTCGGTCGACCGCAATCTCGCCGGCCTGTTCCAGCTCTATGGCGCTTCAAAGCCGCAGACGCTGCGCTTCCTCAAGCTGCCTGCGGCGCTGCCCTACATTCTCGGCGGCCTGCGCATCGCCGGCGGCCTGTCGCTGATCGGGGCGGTCGTGGCCGAGATCGCGGCGGGAACGGCGGGCGCCGGCTCCGGGCTGGCCTACAGGATCGCCGAGTCGGGCTATCGATTGAACATACCCCGCATGTTCGCGGCGCTGCTGCTGTTGTCGCTGGCCGGGATTGTCATCTATGGGGTGCTGGCGCTAGTTTCCCACCTCGTTTTACGGCGCTGGCATGAGAGCGCGCTTGGAAAGGAAAACTGA
- a CDS encoding ABC transporter substrate-binding protein: MTPFHLRRALTAGLMAAFVCSVPARAETLDKVTFGTNWVAEAEHGGFFQAVADGTYKKYGLDVTIVPGGPNENNRMLLIAGKIDFFMAANTLMSFDAVANNVPVVTIAAIFQKDPQVMLTQPDAKVSKIEDLKPLTLFVSKEGMGSYFQWLKSEYGFSEKNVRPYNFNPQPFIANPKSAMQGYVTSEPFAVEKAAGFKPNVLLLADYGFNTYSTLIETRREIVEKKPDLVQRFVDASIIGWYNYIYRDNSAGNAMIKKLNPEMTDDLLAYSVAKMKEHGIVDSGDSLKNGIGAMSDERYTSFFNKMVKAGVVKPDLDFRKSYTLRFVNKGVGVELRPSKP; the protein is encoded by the coding sequence ATGACCCCCTTTCATCTGCGGCGAGCGCTAACGGCCGGCCTGATGGCCGCTTTCGTCTGCAGCGTTCCGGCGCGCGCCGAGACGCTGGACAAGGTCACCTTCGGCACCAATTGGGTCGCCGAGGCCGAGCATGGCGGCTTTTTCCAGGCCGTCGCCGACGGCACCTACAAGAAATACGGGCTCGACGTCACCATCGTCCCCGGCGGCCCCAACGAGAACAACCGGATGCTGCTGATCGCCGGCAAGATCGATTTCTTCATGGCCGCGAACACGCTGATGTCGTTCGATGCGGTCGCCAACAACGTTCCCGTCGTGACCATCGCCGCGATCTTCCAGAAGGACCCGCAGGTGATGCTGACGCAGCCCGATGCCAAGGTCAGCAAGATCGAGGACCTCAAGCCGCTGACGCTGTTCGTCTCCAAGGAGGGCATGGGCAGCTACTTCCAGTGGCTGAAGTCCGAATACGGCTTCAGCGAGAAGAACGTCCGTCCCTATAATTTCAATCCGCAGCCCTTCATCGCCAATCCCAAGAGCGCCATGCAGGGCTACGTCACCTCCGAGCCGTTCGCGGTGGAGAAGGCCGCCGGCTTCAAGCCGAACGTGTTGCTGCTCGCCGATTACGGCTTCAACACCTATTCGACCCTGATCGAGACCCGCCGCGAAATCGTCGAGAAGAAGCCGGATCTTGTCCAGCGCTTCGTCGATGCCTCGATTATCGGCTGGTACAACTACATCTACCGCGACAATTCCGCCGGCAATGCCATGATCAAGAAGCTCAATCCCGAGATGACGGACGATCTGCTCGCCTATTCCGTCGCCAAGATGAAGGAGCATGGCATCGTCGATTCCGGCGACAGCTTGAAGAACGGCATTGGTGCCATGAGCGACGAGCGTTACACCTCCTTCTTCAACAAGATGGTCAAGGCCGGCGTCGTGAAGCCCGATCTCGACTTCCGCAAGTCCTACACGCTGCGCTTCGTCAACAAGGGCGTCGGCGTCGAGCTGCGCCCGAGCAAGCCCTAG
- a CDS encoding ABC transporter ATP-binding protein: MVERSTSPAAEASMTALAVSLRGVTKTYDNGVMALGPFDLTVRKGEFISLLGPSGCGKSTVLRLIAELSAPSSGIVRVARREGEVQSGHVLPGHGIGFVFQEPTLMPWSSVRENVRLPLRLAGVPKADARTRADAALASVGLADFADAFPRELSGGMKMRVSLARALVTDPDILLMDEPFAALDEITRFRLNDDLLALWRSLGKTVVFVTHSVFESVYLSQRVVVMTARPGRIQADIRIETVEPRGEAFRTSAAYSDYCRKVSAALAPSYSGQSTL; encoded by the coding sequence ATGGTAGAGCGCTCAACCTCGCCCGCCGCCGAGGCGAGCATGACGGCCCTCGCTGTCAGCCTGCGCGGCGTGACGAAGACCTATGACAACGGCGTCATGGCGCTCGGCCCGTTCGACCTCACTGTCCGCAAGGGCGAGTTCATCTCGCTGTTGGGCCCGTCCGGTTGCGGCAAGTCGACAGTGCTGCGGCTGATCGCGGAGCTCAGCGCGCCATCCTCCGGGATCGTGCGGGTGGCGCGCCGTGAGGGCGAGGTGCAGTCCGGCCATGTTCTGCCAGGTCACGGCATCGGTTTCGTGTTTCAGGAGCCGACCCTGATGCCATGGAGCAGCGTGCGCGAGAACGTGCGGCTGCCCCTGAGGCTTGCGGGCGTGCCGAAGGCGGATGCGCGCACGCGTGCCGACGCGGCGCTGGCCAGCGTCGGGCTCGCCGATTTCGCCGATGCCTTTCCGCGCGAGCTTTCGGGCGGCATGAAGATGCGGGTGTCGCTGGCGCGCGCGCTCGTCACCGATCCGGATATTCTGCTCATGGACGAGCCGTTCGCCGCACTCGACGAGATCACGCGCTTTCGCCTCAACGACGATCTGCTTGCGCTGTGGCGCAGCCTTGGCAAGACCGTCGTCTTCGTCACCCATTCGGTGTTCGAATCCGTCTATCTGTCGCAGCGCGTGGTGGTGATGACGGCCCGGCCAGGCCGCATCCAGGCCGACATCCGCATCGAGACGGTCGAGCCGCGCGGCGAGGCGTTTCGCACCTCTGCCGCCTATTCCGATTATTGCCGGAAAGTCTCGGCGGCGCTGGCGCCGTCCTATTCGGGGCAGTCGACGCTATGA
- a CDS encoding creatininase family protein: MMPSRDWTEIRWADAPPAETSRWIAVLPLAATEQHGPHLPLATDVLIADAYLARVRELLPAAVPASFLPVEPVGISTEHIDYPGTQTLPADVALKRWTDIGEDIARRGVKKLVIITSHGGNSAAMMLVAQDLRAHRKLFVVTTSWSRLSGADKLFPADEVRHGIHGGAIETSIMLARYPDQVRQDAIADFPASSIALEEQYRWLSTQRPAPFAWQAQDLNASGAIGNATLAVAEKGERLIDQGATAFCELLTEVDNFDANRLAKGPLG, encoded by the coding sequence ATGATGCCGTCCCGCGATTGGACCGAGATCCGCTGGGCCGATGCACCCCCTGCGGAGACGTCGCGCTGGATCGCGGTGCTGCCGCTGGCGGCGACCGAGCAGCACGGCCCGCATCTGCCGCTTGCAACCGACGTGCTGATCGCGGACGCCTATCTGGCGCGCGTGCGCGAGCTGTTGCCCGCGGCCGTTCCGGCCAGTTTCCTGCCCGTTGAACCGGTCGGGATTTCCACCGAGCATATCGATTATCCCGGCACGCAGACGCTGCCGGCCGACGTCGCGCTGAAGCGATGGACTGATATCGGCGAGGACATCGCGCGGCGCGGGGTGAAGAAGCTCGTCATCATCACCAGCCATGGCGGCAACAGCGCGGCGATGATGCTGGTGGCACAGGATCTTCGCGCGCATCGCAAGCTCTTTGTGGTGACAACATCCTGGTCGCGGCTGTCGGGCGCTGACAAATTGTTCCCGGCCGACGAAGTGCGCCACGGCATTCATGGCGGCGCCATCGAGACCTCGATCATGCTGGCGCGCTATCCCGATCAGGTGCGTCAAGATGCAATCGCGGATTTTCCCGCAAGCAGCATCGCACTGGAAGAGCAGTATCGCTGGCTGTCGACGCAACGGCCCGCGCCATTCGCCTGGCAGGCGCAGGATTTGAACGCCAGCGGCGCGATCGGCAATGCGACATTGGCCGTCGCGGAGAAGGGCGAGCGGTTGATCGACCAGGGCGCGACGGCCTTCTGCGAGTTGCTCACCGAAGTCGATAACTTCGACGCGAACCGGCTCGCCAAGGGACCCCTCGGCTAG
- a CDS encoding carbohydrate porin, with amino-acid sequence MRTAAAIASGVLAFPATGHAADLPLKAPVLKAVYDWTGFYIGAHAGYGRGSSRFALNDGTGINDSGVFSGMIGGVQAGYNYRLNAGWLVGVEGDFSFPSYITSNSIVSVLATPANTVTQQWDYTASLRGRVGYTSGPWLVYATGGFAWMGERYFDAPASGAEIPKILNTRPGWIAGAGVEYGFAPHWSARLEYLYSRFDGADVAFSTGAQYTSSSLDVQQVRLGLNRKVDWPGMPSYDPKSSLIDTESDRWEIHGQSTYLPQGYPSFPALYTGPNSLTPSRQAKATWSNSLFLNARLWDGGEVYFNPELLQGFGLNDTVGAAGFPNGEAQKSNFPYPHYNTSRLFVRQTFGFGGEQEELASGQLQLGQKVDVSRLTVQAGKFAVIDVFDGNAYAKDTRKDFMNWSLWAPGAFDYSADKVGLTYGVTAELNQKQWALRGGYFLMVSESNSNHFDTRVGERGQYVLELETRFSLFGQPGKLRTMGWLDSANMGSFRETLDNPALNLDIAQTRRGRVKYGYVLNLEQAITDDVGLFGRWSWNDGKSETLAFTDIHRSLSGGLSIKGTKWGRPDDAIGVGGAINAISQDYRDFLAAGGLGVLIGDGALNYRKERILETYYAYALNGNLTLTADYQLIVNPAYNADRGPVSVFSGRLHGEF; translated from the coding sequence TTGCGGACGGCCGCGGCGATTGCCTCGGGCGTGCTGGCTTTCCCCGCCACCGGCCACGCGGCCGATCTGCCGCTGAAGGCTCCAGTGCTGAAGGCGGTCTATGACTGGACCGGTTTCTATATCGGCGCGCATGCCGGCTACGGCCGCGGTTCGTCGCGCTTTGCGCTGAACGACGGCACAGGGATCAACGACAGCGGCGTCTTCAGCGGCATGATCGGCGGCGTGCAGGCCGGCTACAACTACCGGCTCAACGCCGGCTGGCTGGTCGGCGTCGAGGGCGATTTCTCGTTTCCGAGCTACATCACGTCCAACTCGATCGTGTCCGTCCTGGCGACGCCCGCCAACACCGTCACGCAGCAATGGGACTACACCGCGAGCCTGCGCGGCCGCGTCGGCTACACCAGCGGTCCGTGGCTGGTCTACGCCACCGGCGGCTTTGCCTGGATGGGCGAGCGCTATTTCGACGCGCCGGCCTCCGGCGCTGAGATCCCGAAAATCCTGAACACACGGCCCGGCTGGATCGCGGGCGCCGGTGTCGAATACGGCTTCGCGCCGCATTGGAGCGCACGGCTCGAATATCTCTACAGCCGTTTCGACGGCGCCGATGTCGCCTTCTCCACGGGCGCCCAATACACCTCTTCGTCGCTCGACGTCCAACAGGTCAGGCTCGGCCTCAACCGCAAGGTCGATTGGCCGGGCATGCCGAGCTACGATCCGAAGAGCTCCCTGATCGACACCGAATCCGATCGCTGGGAGATCCACGGCCAGAGCACTTATCTGCCGCAAGGTTATCCGTCGTTCCCCGCACTCTATACCGGACCGAACTCGCTCACGCCGTCGAGGCAGGCCAAGGCGACGTGGAGCAACAGCCTGTTCCTGAACGCGCGGCTGTGGGACGGCGGCGAAGTCTATTTCAATCCCGAGCTGCTCCAGGGCTTTGGACTGAACGACACGGTCGGCGCGGCGGGCTTTCCGAACGGCGAAGCTCAGAAATCGAACTTCCCCTATCCGCATTACAACACCTCGCGCCTGTTCGTGCGACAGACCTTCGGTTTCGGCGGCGAGCAGGAAGAGCTCGCGAGCGGTCAGTTGCAACTGGGACAGAAGGTCGACGTGTCCCGCCTCACCGTGCAGGCCGGCAAGTTCGCGGTGATCGACGTGTTCGACGGCAACGCCTACGCCAAGGACACCCGCAAGGACTTCATGAACTGGTCGCTGTGGGCACCGGGCGCCTTCGACTATTCTGCCGACAAGGTCGGCCTCACCTATGGCGTCACCGCCGAGCTCAACCAGAAGCAATGGGCGCTGCGTGGCGGCTATTTCCTGATGGTCTCCGAGTCCAATTCAAATCATTTCGACACCAGGGTCGGAGAGCGCGGCCAGTACGTCCTCGAGCTCGAGACGCGCTTCTCGCTGTTCGGCCAGCCCGGCAAGCTCAGGACCATGGGCTGGCTCGACAGCGCCAATATGGGCAGCTTCCGCGAGACGCTGGACAATCCCGCGCTGAATCTCGACATCGCGCAGACCCGGCGCGGCCGGGTGAAATATGGCTATGTGCTGAACCTCGAGCAGGCGATCACCGACGATGTCGGACTGTTCGGCCGCTGGAGCTGGAACGACGGCAAGAGCGAGACACTTGCCTTCACCGACATACATCGCAGCCTGTCCGGCGGTCTGTCGATCAAGGGCACGAAATGGGGCCGGCCCGACGACGCGATCGGCGTCGGCGGTGCGATCAACGCGATTTCGCAGGACTACCGGGACTTCCTCGCCGCCGGTGGCCTCGGCGTGCTGATCGGCGACGGTGCGCTCAACTACCGCAAGGAGCGCATCCTCGAAACCTATTACGCCTACGCGCTGAACGGGAATCTCACGCTCACCGCGGACTACCAGCTCATCGTCAACCCCGCCTACAATGCCGACCGCGGCCCGGTGTCGGTATTCTCGGGCCGGCTGCACGGCGAGTTCTGA
- a CDS encoding methyltransferase, translating to MNQQIEAKDLNARASVTPDDIMQLGFAFWGSKTLLSAVELGLFTLLADGPLSADVLTTRLKLHPRSVRDFLDALVSLGQLERNDGLYSNTAAGAQFLDRRKPTYVGGILEMANARLYPFWGALTEALRTGEPQNEAKQGRDLFDEIYRNPEILSEFLKAMTGLSLGAAHAIAEKFPWADYKSFADIGTAQGGLAVELARAHPHLSGIGFDLPVVRPHFEAYAARHGLSARLSFQAGDFFAQAMPPADVLIMGHILHDWSLDKKRTLIRKAYEALPFGGALIIYDPIIDDDRRRNAFGLLMSLNMLIETRGGFDFTGAECVSWLREAGFVETRVEPLIGPDSMAVGIK from the coding sequence ATGAACCAGCAAATTGAAGCGAAAGACCTCAACGCGAGGGCATCAGTAACACCGGACGATATCATGCAGCTCGGCTTCGCCTTTTGGGGCTCAAAGACGCTTCTGAGCGCAGTCGAACTCGGTCTGTTCACTTTGCTGGCCGACGGGCCGCTCAGCGCAGACGTGCTGACGACGCGGCTGAAGCTTCATCCGCGCAGCGTCCGAGACTTCCTCGATGCGCTGGTCTCGCTCGGGCAGCTCGAACGTAATGATGGCTTGTACTCCAACACGGCGGCCGGCGCCCAATTTCTCGACCGACGCAAACCAACCTATGTCGGCGGAATACTCGAAATGGCGAACGCGCGGCTTTATCCATTCTGGGGTGCGCTGACCGAAGCCTTGCGTACCGGCGAGCCGCAGAACGAAGCGAAGCAGGGTCGCGACCTGTTCGACGAGATATATCGCAACCCGGAGATTCTCTCAGAGTTCCTCAAGGCGATGACGGGATTGAGCCTCGGCGCCGCGCACGCTATTGCAGAGAAATTTCCTTGGGCTGACTACAAGAGCTTCGCTGACATCGGCACCGCACAGGGCGGCCTTGCGGTCGAGCTTGCACGGGCGCATCCCCATCTCTCTGGTATCGGCTTCGATCTGCCGGTGGTGAGGCCGCATTTCGAAGCCTACGCGGCGCGGCACGGTCTCTCCGCGCGGCTCTCATTCCAAGCCGGTGACTTCTTCGCGCAGGCGATGCCGCCTGCGGATGTGCTGATCATGGGGCATATCCTGCACGACTGGAGCCTTGACAAAAAGCGGACGCTGATACGCAAGGCCTACGAAGCGTTACCGTTCGGCGGCGCGCTGATCATCTATGATCCGATTATCGACGATGACCGTCGGCGCAATGCCTTTGGATTGCTGATGAGCCTGAACATGCTGATCGAGACCCGCGGGGGCTTCGACTTCACGGGAGCGGAGTGTGTGAGTTGGCTCAGGGAGGCAGGTTTTGTGGAGACGCGAGTCGAACCGCTGATCGGTCCGGACTCGATGGCGGTTGGCATCAAGTGA
- a CDS encoding hemolysin family protein has product MLSVELVIVVVLIVINGLLSMSELAVVSSRPARLSLLAAKGVRGAERALRLSADPGRFLSTVQIGITLVGVLSGAFSGATLGQRLTQRLVELGLSLGIADIVGVGIVVTLITYATLIVGELVPKQVALRDPESIAVRVAPALHVLARISLPLVFLLDLSGRLILSLLGRGGKAEEKVSEDEIHHLVSEAESAGVLESGEKEMIAGVMRLGDRPVGAIMTPRTEVNEIDLNDAPESIQAVIAKSPHSRFPVSDGDRDKPIGVLQAKDLLVAYMNERTPDLRALVREAPGIPASADARDVLAILKAAPVHVGLVYDEYGGFEGIVTTADILESIVGAFHSEEGPPEPAYVKRTDDSLLISGWMPVDEFGELLGVELPPHRYNTVAGLVLQQFSVLPDVGDAFDFGGWHIEVVDLDGRRIDKILATRLSEQAAA; this is encoded by the coding sequence ATGCTCTCCGTCGAACTCGTCATCGTCGTCGTCCTGATCGTCATCAATGGCCTCTTGTCCATGTCCGAGCTGGCCGTGGTCTCGTCCCGCCCGGCCCGGCTGTCGCTGCTCGCCGCCAAGGGCGTGCGCGGTGCCGAGCGGGCGCTGCGGCTTTCGGCCGATCCCGGCAGATTCCTCTCGACGGTGCAGATCGGCATCACGCTGGTCGGCGTTCTCTCCGGCGCGTTCTCCGGCGCAACGCTCGGACAGCGGCTGACGCAGCGGCTGGTCGAGCTCGGCCTGTCCCTGGGCATTGCCGACATCGTCGGCGTCGGCATTGTCGTCACGCTCATCACCTACGCCACCCTGATCGTCGGCGAGCTGGTGCCGAAACAGGTGGCGCTGCGCGACCCCGAAAGCATCGCGGTCAGGGTCGCGCCCGCGCTGCACGTTCTGGCGCGGATCTCGCTGCCGCTGGTTTTCCTGCTCGATCTCTCCGGCAGATTGATTCTCTCGCTGCTTGGCCGCGGCGGCAAGGCCGAGGAAAAGGTCTCCGAGGACGAGATCCACCATCTCGTCAGCGAAGCCGAGAGCGCGGGCGTGCTGGAGTCGGGCGAAAAGGAGATGATCGCAGGCGTGATGCGGCTCGGCGACCGGCCGGTCGGCGCGATTATGACGCCGCGCACAGAGGTCAACGAGATCGACCTGAACGATGCACCGGAAAGCATCCAGGCGGTCATTGCGAAGAGTCCGCATTCGCGCTTTCCGGTCTCGGACGGCGACCGCGACAAGCCGATCGGCGTGCTCCAGGCCAAGGACCTGCTGGTCGCCTACATGAACGAGCGTACGCCGGATTTGCGCGCGCTGGTGCGCGAGGCGCCCGGCATTCCCGCATCGGCGGATGCCCGCGACGTGCTGGCGATCCTGAAGGCTGCACCGGTGCATGTCGGCCTCGTCTATGACGAGTATGGCGGCTTCGAAGGCATCGTGACGACGGCCGACATCCTCGAATCGATCGTCGGCGCCTTCCATTCCGAAGAGGGCCCGCCGGAGCCGGCCTACGTCAAGCGCACGGACGATTCACTGCTGATCTCCGGCTGGATGCCGGTCGACGAATTCGGCGAGCTGCTCGGCGTCGAATTGCCGCCGCACCGCTACAACACGGTCGCGGGCCTGGTGCTGCAACAATTCAGCGTGCTGCCTGACGTCGGCGACGCCTTCGACTTCGGCGGCTGGCATATCGAGGTGGTCGATCTCGACGGACGCAGGATCGACAAGATCCTGGCGACGCGGCTGAGTGAGCAGGCGGCAGCGTAA
- a CDS encoding AprI/Inh family metalloprotease inhibitor, producing MAVLRAVAFAAAAHVAAIGIAHAQDATSLKKEMIGQWELSTAERSKTCVVTLKGDAAGQAFKLELEPACKAALPFTKDIVAWSVRGLDIVRLQDATGEAVIDFTEVEAGILEGVRQGEGVYILQDLAAARSMAKSMDQMIGDWAMVRGNGQPVCGLTLTNTEAGPDNFQVFLKPKCDATIAQFNPTQWRLERGQIILMSKSGEAWQFEADDNAQWRRVPDTADPLIMLRQ from the coding sequence ATGGCCGTTCTTCGGGCCGTTGCATTCGCCGCCGCGGCCCACGTGGCCGCGATCGGCATCGCGCATGCGCAGGATGCAACGAGCCTGAAGAAGGAAATGATCGGGCAATGGGAGCTCTCGACCGCCGAGCGCAGCAAGACCTGCGTCGTCACCCTCAAGGGCGATGCCGCAGGTCAGGCTTTCAAGCTGGAGCTGGAGCCGGCCTGCAAGGCGGCGCTGCCTTTCACCAAGGACATCGTCGCCTGGAGCGTCCGGGGTCTCGACATCGTCCGGCTGCAGGACGCGACCGGCGAAGCCGTGATCGACTTCACCGAGGTCGAGGCCGGCATCTTGGAGGGCGTGCGCCAGGGCGAGGGCGTCTACATCCTGCAGGATCTCGCCGCTGCCCGCTCGATGGCCAAGTCGATGGACCAGATGATCGGCGACTGGGCGATGGTGCGCGGCAACGGCCAGCCGGTCTGCGGGCTGACGCTGACCAACACCGAGGCCGGTCCAGACAATTTCCAGGTCTTCCTCAAGCCGAAATGCGACGCGACCATCGCGCAGTTCAACCCGACGCAGTGGCGGCTCGAGCGGGGCCAGATCATCCTGATGTCGAAATCGGGCGAGGCCTGGCAGTTCGAGGCTGACGACAACGCGCAGTGGCGGCGCGTCCCTGATACCGCCGATCCCCTGATCATGCTGCGACAGTAG